TTGAAGAATAATTAAATGCAAGTGCACATATGTAGTCAAAATTACGGGTTCGGAAGAACACAATAGCTTTATGGATGTTCCCttgaaaaaaatgacatttgtTAAAAGTCATTCTCATACTAGAATATAGGAAGTTGACATAAAACAGAAGTAAAAAAGCAATCTGCTGCTGCAAGATTGTACATGCTAAAAGACGGAAAGCATGACAAGAAACTTTAAAGGAGAATCTACTACACGCTGATAACCAAACGAAGAAACAATTCTTGTCTGCTGCTGCAAAAATGAAATCCCAAAACAGTTCAAGATGGTCAAGGGGACTTTCAGTTCATCTAGTAGGGAGCTTGTTCAGTGAGTATCAAAAATCCAACTAATTGAGATCATCAGGAAATGTGGATTTTAGGTGTCGAGTGGTGGATTCAATTCCTCGGAGAGCTGCATTCTTGCGctgctcaatttcccttttctttgcTTGAGCTGCCTCCAACTGAGTACCAAGTTCTTGCATCTTCGCTTTTGCAACTTCATGGGCTTCTTTGTATTTTATTTCGTCACGTTTCAGACGCTCTTCTTCATGTTCGATACGTGCTACCTCTTTCTTCAGATCCTTGATTTGCTTCTTCAAAGTTTTCTTTTTATCCTTGGCCATCTCCCATTCTCCTTGAGTGCGCCCCAAATCCTCCTCAACAAGATTTACACTAAGTATATCATTTTCATATGCTTTCTGCAGTGCTGACAAAGACAACATAGTTTCTTCTTTCTCTGTGTCTTGCAAATCGCAGCGATATTTAATGTGTTCTACGATGTCTCTGTAAAAAGAGACATAATCAACACCAAGCCCTTTCAAATATCTAAAGGTAGTATTGGCCTGATGGACCAAGTAGTCAACGTTATTCCCAGAAGTAAGTAACTTCTTCACCAATAAAGACTTGACTTTAAGAATTACTTTCTTCGATTCTTCATCAAGAATCTGGGGTGAATGATTTGTCTTTGGGGGATGCATCAGCATTCTTGACGGCGTTACATCTAACTTTGTCTCCTCTTCACCAGAGGGAACTTCCAAAGGCCTATCACTGGTTGACCTCAATGGAGATGGGGCAACTGCCTCTGGAGTACGCCTATCACTGGTTGACCCTAATGGAGTTGGGGCAACTGCCTCTGGAGTACTTGTTGTCGCTGAAATTTGCAAAGGACTATCTCTGGTCGACCCCGATGGTGATGCTGGAGGTGGTGAAACTGCTAGAGCTAACAGCATTAacaatttaaagttaaaactaaGGCTAGTTTACAAGATATATACTTTATATTTACAACTTATTCAAAGCACACTAAATCTTAAGTTTAAAAAGATGTACACTTCGAAGTTTGAACTTACTGAAAAATGCAAACTTTTTGTCATTTGTGTATCTTTTTGTTGGCTTACATATTACTCACCAAAAAGTTTCGTCTTTGTGACACAATTCTAATTCATATTGGAAAATGTAAAATTTTATACATAGTGAAAACTTGGGAAACAGAAAACAATCTTGGATTGTTGAAGATGACTCAAGCTCAAACAATAAATAAGAGCTAACAGTGTAATACTAACATACTGGTGAAAGCATTGATCCCCGTTTTATCTTGCGCACTTGTATCATTTCATTTATACAGGAattaagaaggaaaaaaaaacagtGAATTACTTTAATGGTAACCcccacaaagaaaaaaaaaggaaaagaaacctCGAACCAATTTAAAATCATTAATTAGAGGCAAAAGTATGGGAAAAGGAGAAGGCTCACCTTCTGATCGCTGTTTTCCGTGGCGACCTGGTCCACGTCGCGAAGGTCGCGAGGCTGGACTTTGTGTTGTATCCATGGATGGCACTTCAACATCAACATGGGAAAGTTTAGCTTAAGAAATTGGAAGAAGTAAAGGAAAAAGATATATGCTCAACAGTTATAGAACTTACTGAAGCAGGATGTTTTCAAGTTAGAATTTGTTGAAAACTAACTGAACGTTTAGTTACAAAAAAGACGTAAGCTTTTACTTTGTGAAGATGAGTGTTCCTAAGTTAGAACTTCACACATGTTTTTTTTGTGGT
The genomic region above belongs to Solanum dulcamara chromosome 5, daSolDulc1.2, whole genome shotgun sequence and contains:
- the LOC129890046 gene encoding uncharacterized protein LOC129890046 isoform X1; this encodes MSEENSDSEIIPGITIPLAKIVPKRCSSRKRAPPTFYVPTHFRPSPRLHGQGLRRGPGRPRKQSSDVPSMDTTQSPASRPSRRGPGRHGKQRSEALAVSPPPASPSGSTRDSPLQISATTSTPEAVAPTPLGSTSDRRTPEAVAPSPLRSTSDRPLEVPSGEEETKLDVTPSRMLMHPPKTNHSPQILDEESKKVILKVKSLLVKKLLTSGNNVDYLVHQANTTFRYLKGLGVDYVSFYRDIVEHIKYRCDLQDTEKEETMLSLSALQKAYENDILSVNLVEEDLGRTQGEWEMAKDKKKTLKKQIKDLKKEVARIEHEEERLKRDEIKYKEAHEVAKAKMQELGTQLEAAQAKKREIEQRKNAALRGIESTTRHLKSTFPDDLN
- the LOC129890046 gene encoding uncharacterized protein LOC129890046 isoform X2 yields the protein MPSMDTTQSPASRPSRRGPGRHGKQRSEALAVSPPPASPSGSTRDSPLQISATTSTPEAVAPTPLGSTSDRRTPEAVAPSPLRSTSDRPLEVPSGEEETKLDVTPSRMLMHPPKTNHSPQILDEESKKVILKVKSLLVKKLLTSGNNVDYLVHQANTTFRYLKGLGVDYVSFYRDIVEHIKYRCDLQDTEKEETMLSLSALQKAYENDILSVNLVEEDLGRTQGEWEMAKDKKKTLKKQIKDLKKEVARIEHEEERLKRDEIKYKEAHEVAKAKMQELGTQLEAAQAKKREIEQRKNAALRGIESTTRHLKSTFPDDLN